Proteins encoded in a region of the Planctomycetota bacterium genome:
- a CDS encoding sugar kinase — protein MSLPLKPRERCGFDQVSLGEVMLRLDPGEGRIRTARQFHAWEGGGEYNVARGLRKCFGLKTALVSAFVDNEVGHLIEDFILQGGVNTDFVLWRADDGIGRSVRNGLNFTERGFGIRGAVGVPDRGNTAASQLKPGDVDWDRLFGSIGVRWFHTGGIFAALSESTARLTIEAVEAAKRHGTIVSYDLNYRPSLWKSIGGLAKAREVNRAIARHVDVMIGNEEDFTACLGFEVKGVDHGLTAIEADAFKAMIATAVEEYPNFKVAATTLRRVVSATKNDWSAILWHDGTFHDSRKYPEMEILDRVGGGDSFASGLIFGFLEFNDPHRAVEYGAAHGALASTTPGDTSMATRAEVEKQIAGGGARVVR, from the coding sequence ATGTCCCTCCCGCTCAAGCCCCGTGAACGCTGCGGCTTCGACCAGGTCTCACTCGGCGAGGTGATGCTCCGCCTCGACCCCGGCGAGGGGCGGATCCGCACGGCCCGGCAGTTCCACGCCTGGGAAGGGGGCGGGGAATACAACGTCGCCCGTGGACTGCGGAAGTGCTTCGGGCTCAAGACGGCGCTGGTCAGCGCCTTCGTCGACAACGAGGTCGGCCACCTGATCGAAGACTTCATCCTCCAGGGGGGCGTGAACACCGACTTCGTCCTCTGGCGTGCCGACGACGGCATCGGCCGCAGCGTCCGCAACGGGCTCAACTTCACCGAGCGCGGGTTCGGGATCCGCGGCGCCGTCGGCGTGCCCGACCGCGGCAACACCGCCGCCAGCCAGCTCAAGCCGGGCGACGTCGACTGGGACCGCCTGTTCGGCTCGATCGGGGTGCGCTGGTTCCACACCGGCGGGATTTTCGCCGCCCTCTCGGAGTCGACGGCGCGGCTCACGATCGAGGCCGTCGAGGCCGCCAAGCGCCACGGCACGATCGTCTCCTACGACCTCAACTACCGGCCGAGCCTGTGGAAGAGCATCGGCGGGCTGGCCAAGGCCCGCGAGGTCAACCGGGCGATCGCCCGCCACGTCGACGTGATGATCGGCAACGAGGAGGACTTCACCGCCTGCCTGGGGTTCGAGGTCAAGGGGGTCGATCACGGCCTGACGGCGATCGAGGCCGACGCGTTCAAGGCGATGATCGCCACGGCGGTCGAGGAGTATCCCAACTTCAAGGTCGCGGCCACGACGCTCCGCCGGGTGGTGTCGGCGACGAAGAACGACTGGTCGGCGATCCTCTGGCACGACGGCACGTTCCACGACAGCCGCAAATACCCGGAGATGGAGATCCTCGACCGCGTCGGCGGCGGCGACAGCTTCGCCAGCGGACTGATCTTCGGATTCCTCGAGTTCAACGACCCGCATCGGGCGGTCGAGTACGGAGCCGCCCACGGCGCCCTGGCCTCGACGACCCCCGGCGACACCTCGATGGCGACCCGGGCCGAGGTCGAGAAGCAGATCGCCGGCGGCGGCGCGCGGGTCGTCCGCTGA